Proteins from a single region of Butyrivibrio fibrisolvens:
- a CDS encoding 1-deoxy-D-xylulose-5-phosphate reductoisomerase produces MSRKIVLLGSTGSIGTQTLDVVRANSDELKIVALAAGKNVDLMEKQAREFKPSKIAMFDPKAADELKNRISDLEIPVLSGMEGLLELVRDENADTVLTAVVGMIGIRPTIEAINAGKDIALANKETLVCAGHIIMPLAKKMGVKILPVDSEHSAIFQSLNGEPVDKIEKILLTASGGPFRKKTLEELETVTVDDALKHPNWDMGAKVTIDSASLVNKGLEVMEARWLFDVPVDKIQVVIQPQSILHSAVQFVDGAVMGQMGVPDMKLPIQYALFYPDRRPMSEDRLDLFALADMTFEAPRTDVFKGLTLATRAAKEGGSMPTVFNAANELAVKKFLKREIRFLEIYEMITAAMDNHKKIEDPTVEEILEAESWTYSFLEERFK; encoded by the coding sequence ATGAGTAGAAAGATAGTTCTTTTGGGCTCTACTGGTTCTATTGGAACACAGACACTTGATGTTGTAAGAGCTAATTCTGATGAACTTAAGATCGTAGCACTTGCTGCGGGCAAAAATGTAGATCTTATGGAAAAACAGGCTCGTGAGTTTAAGCCTTCAAAGATCGCAATGTTTGATCCTAAGGCAGCAGACGAGCTTAAAAATCGTATATCTGATCTTGAAATTCCGGTCCTTTCAGGAATGGAAGGCCTTTTAGAGCTTGTTCGCGATGAAAATGCTGACACTGTTCTTACGGCAGTTGTCGGAATGATCGGAATAAGACCAACAATAGAAGCAATAAATGCAGGCAAGGATATTGCCCTTGCAAATAAAGAGACACTTGTATGTGCAGGTCACATCATCATGCCTCTGGCTAAGAAAATGGGTGTGAAGATCCTTCCTGTGGATTCTGAGCACAGTGCGATCTTCCAGTCTCTTAACGGAGAGCCTGTAGATAAGATAGAAAAGATCCTTCTTACAGCTTCAGGCGGACCATTCCGTAAGAAGACTTTGGAGGAACTTGAAACTGTAACAGTTGATGATGCCTTAAAGCATCCTAACTGGGATATGGGAGCCAAGGTTACTATAGACTCAGCGTCTCTTGTTAATAAGGGACTTGAAGTTATGGAAGCAAGATGGCTTTTCGACGTACCTGTAGATAAGATCCAGGTTGTGATCCAGCCTCAGTCTATCCTTCATTCTGCAGTGCAGTTTGTAGACGGTGCTGTTATGGGACAGATGGGAGTTCCGGATATGAAGCTCCCTATCCAGTATGCTCTTTTCTATCCTGACAGAAGACCTATGTCAGAAGACAGACTTGATCTTTTTGCACTTGCAGACATGACCTTTGAAGCTCCAAGAACAGATGTATTTAAGGGTCTTACACTTGCTACAAGAGCTGCAAAAGAAGGCGGAAGCATGCCTACAGTATTTAATGCTGCCAATGAGCTTGCTGTTAAGAAGTTCCTTAAGCGCGAAATCCGTTTCCTTGAGATCTATGAGATGATCACAGCAGCGATGGACAATCACAAGAAGATTGAAGATCCAACTGTAGAAGAGATTCTTGAAGCTGAGAGCTGGACTTACAGCTTCCTTGAAGAGCGTTTTAAATAA
- a CDS encoding phosphatidate cytidylyltransferase has product MKTRVLSSIVIGIVLAVTLVMGGYVLGGVSLIVAQIAYYELSRVLGVFEEDGNTGLLYKAGILGVFLHYVLVIYIHDTKTYLFSILFVFFAVMVTYVVTFPRYKIHQAVGAIFAFLYAPLMLSFIFLLRLRENGDFLVWMPFVAWVCDSFAYLTGRAFGKHKMTPVLSPHKTIEGGIGGILFSMLAGVIFGFIMVKVKGASSGIILQFVVITLVASIISQLGDLAASAIKRDRDIKDYGRLIPGHGGIMDRFDSVIFVTPFIYGLVVFFMK; this is encoded by the coding sequence GTGAAGACCAGAGTTTTAAGCAGCATTGTTATAGGCATAGTGCTGGCCGTCACACTAGTGATGGGTGGATATGTCCTTGGCGGTGTATCTTTAATAGTAGCGCAGATCGCTTATTATGAACTCTCAAGAGTCCTTGGAGTCTTTGAAGAAGATGGAAATACAGGACTCCTTTACAAAGCCGGAATACTGGGAGTGTTTTTGCATTATGTTCTTGTGATATATATACATGATACAAAGACTTACCTGTTTTCGATTTTGTTTGTATTCTTTGCGGTAATGGTGACTTACGTTGTGACATTCCCAAGATACAAGATACATCAGGCAGTTGGCGCTATATTTGCTTTCTTATATGCGCCTCTTATGCTTTCATTCATATTCCTGTTAAGGCTTCGTGAAAATGGTGATTTCCTTGTGTGGATGCCATTTGTAGCCTGGGTATGCGATTCATTTGCTTATCTTACGGGACGAGCATTTGGTAAGCATAAGATGACACCTGTTCTTTCGCCTCATAAGACAATTGAAGGCGGAATCGGAGGAATTCTTTTTTCAATGCTGGCCGGAGTGATATTTGGTTTTATCATGGTGAAGGTCAAAGGTGCCTCTAGCGGAATCATCCTTCAGTTTGTTGTCATAACACTGGTAGCAAGCATTATCTCACAGCTTGGAGATCTTGCTGCATCAGCAATTAAAAGAGACAGAGATATCAAAGATTACGGAAGACTGATCCCGGGCCATGGCGGAATCATGGACAGGTTTGATAGTGTTATATTTGTTACTCCATTTATTTATGGACTGGTCGTCTTTTTTATGAAGTGA
- a CDS encoding isoprenyl transferase, whose protein sequence is MSEERKIPRHVAFILDGNGRWAKAKGMPRNYGHVQGAKAVEQMLFDAGELGIEYVTVYAFSTENWNRPEAEVSALMALFKKYLKSEIKTCMKNNVRSRVIGERSRLPKDVLKVVEELEETTKDNTGLTFNIAINYGSRDEITRAVKKIASKVENGEISASDITEQMINDNLDTGSMPDPDLLIRTCGEQRVSNYLLWQLAYTEFYFTDICWPDFNKAELEKAIDAYNHRTRRFGGLKKGEE, encoded by the coding sequence ATGAGTGAAGAAAGAAAGATACCCAGACACGTTGCCTTCATTCTTGATGGCAACGGCCGATGGGCTAAAGCCAAGGGAATGCCAAGAAACTATGGTCATGTTCAGGGCGCCAAAGCTGTTGAACAGATGCTGTTTGATGCAGGTGAACTTGGAATTGAGTATGTAACAGTATATGCCTTTTCCACAGAGAACTGGAACAGACCGGAAGCTGAAGTTTCAGCCCTTATGGCTCTTTTTAAAAAATACCTTAAGTCTGAGATCAAGACTTGTATGAAGAATAATGTTAGAAGCCGTGTTATCGGTGAGAGAAGTCGCCTTCCTAAAGACGTACTTAAAGTTGTAGAAGAGCTTGAAGAGACAACAAAAGATAACACAGGCCTTACTTTCAACATTGCTATCAACTATGGAAGCCGTGATGAGATAACACGTGCAGTTAAGAAGATAGCATCAAAGGTTGAAAACGGTGAGATAAGTGCTTCTGATATTACAGAGCAGATGATAAATGATAATCTGGATACTGGCTCCATGCCTGATCCTGATCTTCTTATCAGAACCTGTGGTGAGCAGAGAGTTTCTAATTATCTTCTTTGGCAGCTGGCATATACAGAGTTTTACTTTACTGATATTTGCTGGCCTGATTTCAACAAAGCAGAACTCGAGAAAGCCATTGACGCTTATAATCACAGGACCAGAAGATTTGGCGGACTTAAAAAGGGTGAAGAATAA
- the frr gene encoding ribosome recycling factor codes for MNEKVKVYSDKMNKAYDFLVEDLATVRAGRANPHVLDKIRVDYYGTPTPIQQVGNVSVPEARIIQIAPWEKNMLKEIEKAILTSDIGINPTNDGTVIRLIFPELTEERRKQLSKDIKKKGEDAKVAVRNVRRDGNEAFKKLKGTEVSEDEISDLTDELQKITDDFVKKIDATIEAKTKEIMTV; via the coding sequence ATGAACGAAAAGGTTAAAGTATATAGCGATAAGATGAACAAAGCATATGATTTTCTTGTAGAAGATCTTGCAACAGTAAGAGCAGGAAGAGCTAATCCTCATGTTCTTGATAAGATCCGTGTAGATTACTATGGAACACCTACACCAATCCAGCAGGTTGGTAACGTATCAGTTCCTGAAGCAAGAATCATCCAGATCGCTCCTTGGGAAAAGAATATGCTTAAAGAGATAGAGAAAGCTATCCTTACATCAGATATCGGAATCAATCCTACTAATGATGGAACAGTTATCCGTCTTATTTTCCCTGAACTTACAGAGGAAAGACGTAAACAGCTTTCTAAGGACATCAAGAAAAAGGGTGAAGATGCCAAGGTTGCAGTAAGAAATGTTCGCCGTGATGGTAATGAAGCATTCAAGAAGCTTAAGGGAACAGAGGTTTCTGAGGATGAGATCAGCGATCTTACAGATGAACTTCAGAAGATCACAGATGATTTCGTTAAGAAGATCGATGCTACTATCGAAGCTAAAACTAAGGAAATAATGACAGTATGA
- the pyrH gene encoding UMP kinase, translating to MRILLKLSGEALAGDKKTGFDEPTVRKVALQVKEILQSGTQVGIVIGGGNFWRGRTSESIDRVKADQIGMLATIMNCIYVSEIFRSEGMNTAILTPFECGSFTKLFSKDRAQKYFSKNMVVFFAGGTGHPYFSTDTGVVLRAVEVEADMILLAKAIDGVYDSDPAVNPDAKRYDKISIDDVVAQNLQVVDMTASILARDNHMPMRVFALQEEGSIVKAVSGTFNGTTVEA from the coding sequence ATGAGAATTCTACTCAAACTCAGCGGTGAAGCACTTGCTGGCGACAAAAAGACCGGATTTGATGAGCCTACTGTCAGAAAGGTCGCACTTCAGGTCAAAGAAATACTACAGTCTGGAACACAGGTAGGAATTGTCATCGGAGGTGGTAATTTCTGGAGAGGCAGGACCAGTGAAAGCATTGACCGCGTTAAGGCTGACCAGATCGGAATGCTTGCCACAATAATGAACTGCATTTATGTATCTGAGATTTTCAGAAGTGAAGGAATGAACACAGCTATTCTTACTCCATTTGAATGCGGATCCTTCACAAAGCTTTTTTCCAAAGATCGTGCACAGAAGTATTTTTCCAAAAATATGGTAGTGTTCTTCGCAGGAGGCACTGGCCATCCTTACTTCTCAACAGATACAGGCGTAGTTCTTCGTGCGGTAGAGGTTGAGGCAGATATGATCCTTCTTGCAAAGGCTATTGACGGCGTATATGATTCAGACCCGGCAGTAAATCCTGATGCGAAGAGATATGATAAGATCTCAATTGATGATGTTGTGGCACAGAACCTTCAGGTTGTAGACATGACAGCTTCAATACTTGCAAGAGACAATCACATGCCTATGCGTGTATTTGCTCTTCAGGAAGAAGGAAGCATTGTTAAGGCAGTAAGTGGTACATTTAACGGAACAACCGTTGAAGCGTAA
- a CDS encoding polymer-forming cytoskeletal protein, translating into MGFFSELKKDLSNAVDEIDPEEKTAAEKNAGQDNAGVEEVDLDSMLSHLDKIQVEDIPEPEESVAAQNEEPEDEPEEVPAKEFSSEPEEVKEPEPYDEPDFDAITFPTDPISTTSSEKEPEEEPETEEKEEDSFEENDSLEEPVNDDYVIPSVFPSEPSFEPKQPEEEVPFEDHAEPEVEISELDNVEQSTDDYSVSDNINEDGGYIMMDTERVATDETASITEGMVVNGDIQTTGSLDLIGKVIGNVTAYGKLNVTGEIEGNSNAAEIYAEAARINGDIHSNGSVKIGQSSVIIGNLFATSAVIAGAVKGDIDVHGPVVLDTTAIVMGNIKSQSVQINNGAVIEGMCSQTYAEVNPSAFFEGLKNKN; encoded by the coding sequence ATGGGATTTTTCTCAGAGCTGAAAAAGGATCTTTCGAATGCTGTGGACGAAATTGATCCTGAGGAAAAAACGGCTGCAGAGAAGAATGCCGGGCAGGATAACGCAGGGGTCGAGGAAGTGGATCTTGACAGCATGCTAAGTCACCTGGATAAGATTCAGGTCGAAGACATTCCTGAGCCGGAAGAGAGTGTTGCAGCACAAAACGAGGAACCAGAAGATGAACCTGAAGAAGTACCGGCAAAGGAATTTTCATCAGAGCCAGAAGAAGTCAAAGAGCCGGAACCATACGATGAACCTGACTTTGATGCTATAACATTTCCAACAGATCCGATAAGTACAACTTCAAGCGAAAAAGAACCTGAAGAAGAGCCAGAGACAGAAGAAAAGGAGGAAGATAGCTTCGAAGAAAATGACAGCTTAGAAGAACCGGTAAATGACGATTATGTAATACCAAGCGTTTTCCCTTCTGAACCATCTTTTGAGCCCAAGCAGCCTGAAGAAGAGGTTCCATTTGAAGATCACGCAGAGCCAGAAGTAGAAATATCTGAACTTGATAACGTAGAGCAGAGTACGGATGACTATTCCGTTTCTGACAATATTAACGAAGACGGGGGATATATCATGATGGACACAGAACGCGTAGCAACAGATGAAACTGCATCGATCACCGAGGGTATGGTCGTAAATGGTGATATTCAGACAACAGGATCACTCGATCTTATCGGAAAAGTAATTGGTAATGTAACTGCATATGGAAAACTTAATGTAACTGGTGAAATAGAAGGTAATTCAAATGCTGCAGAGATTTATGCTGAGGCAGCAAGAATAAATGGAGATATCCATTCTAACGGTAGTGTAAAGATCGGACAGAGTTCAGTAATCATCGGTAACCTTTTTGCAACAAGCGCAGTTATCGCAGGTGCTGTAAAGGGTGACATTGATGTGCACGGTCCTGTTGTCCTTGATACAACAGCTATCGTAATGGGTAACATCAAGTCTCAGTCAGTACAGATCAACAATGGTGCGGTTATCGAAGGTATGTGCTCACAGACATATGCTGAAGTTAATCCATCTGCTTTCTTTGAGGGCTTGAAGAATAAGAACTGA
- a CDS encoding polysaccharide deacetylase family protein, whose protein sequence is MSSRVFVRRGRNNLRDERKGSWQGPVSDTHGVKGDDLDKVIKRVRLSDTKTRPFRFSDDSLHKTKSDLPSVLSETDRKTDSDIIDLNVDINTNNIDTNADSDNIDSTVNTNTGDTDRGGDECKTVAGQVEAADTDGGEENVSNEDKVRNEEIVSETDDPKTSTNYLKDINLDDLKVENASGEWVEYRSLRDRIASFDFFDKGFLIKTFVAAFLIVALIFFSLQCIILKSEYDAINDRLLAIQNEFNEYKDSLETLQDVQDNIIPLSGNAEAVSVVSKQSPASSNGIRYVYLTFDDGPSPRTAEILDILASYDVKATFFVCGKSGYDDMYKRIVDEGHTIGMHSYSHDYKVLYESLDSFQTDLHKIQNYIFDITGVWTTYYRFPGGSSNTASQVPMSDLIGYLDRNNITYFDWNVYGGDNIASSIIVSNVTANITEHENCMILLHDAADKEETVEALPEIIEYIQSLPNTVIVPVTEDTVPVQHSKNQ, encoded by the coding sequence ATGTCATCTAGAGTGTTTGTCCGCAGGGGGCGGAACAATCTAAGAGATGAGAGAAAAGGGAGCTGGCAGGGACCTGTTAGTGACACCCATGGTGTTAAGGGTGACGATCTTGACAAGGTCATAAAACGTGTCAGACTGTCTGATACTAAAACTCGCCCATTTAGATTTTCGGATGATTCCCTTCATAAAACTAAATCAGATTTACCATCAGTATTATCAGAAACAGATAGAAAAACTGATTCAGATATTATTGATCTAAACGTTGATATCAATACTAATAATATTGATACTAATGCTGATTCGGATAATATTGATTCTACTGTTAATACTAATACTGGAGATACTGATCGCGGCGGTGATGAATGCAAAACAGTTGCCGGCCAAGTAGAAGCCGCTGATACTGACGGCGGCGAAGAAAATGTTAGTAACGAAGATAAAGTCAGAAACGAAGAAATTGTTTCTGAGACCGATGATCCTAAAACAAGTACAAACTATTTAAAAGATATTAATCTGGATGATCTGAAAGTTGAAAACGCATCCGGAGAATGGGTAGAATATCGTTCATTAAGAGACAGAATAGCCTCCTTTGATTTTTTTGATAAAGGCTTTCTTATAAAAACATTTGTAGCAGCATTTCTTATTGTTGCACTTATTTTCTTTTCACTTCAATGCATTATACTTAAAAGCGAATACGACGCGATTAACGACAGATTATTAGCTATTCAGAATGAGTTTAATGAGTATAAGGATAGTCTAGAAACGTTACAGGATGTGCAGGATAACATAATACCTCTTTCCGGTAACGCAGAAGCTGTATCGGTTGTTTCAAAGCAGTCGCCGGCCTCTTCCAATGGCATAAGATATGTATATCTTACGTTTGATGATGGTCCGAGCCCACGTACAGCAGAAATTTTAGACATTCTGGCTTCTTATGATGTCAAGGCCACGTTCTTTGTGTGCGGGAAGTCAGGATATGATGATATGTATAAACGTATAGTTGACGAGGGACATACAATTGGTATGCATTCCTACAGTCACGATTACAAAGTATTATATGAATCCTTAGACAGTTTTCAGACAGACCTTCACAAGATTCAGAATTATATATTTGATATTACAGGAGTATGGACTACCTATTACAGATTTCCGGGAGGCAGTTCCAACACAGCAAGTCAGGTACCAATGTCCGATCTTATAGGATATCTTGATCGGAACAATATTACTTATTTTGACTGGAATGTATATGGCGGAGACAATATAGCTTCAAGCATTATTGTTTCTAATGTTACAGCCAATATTACGGAACATGAGAATTGTATGATCCTCCTTCACGATGCTGCTGATAAGGAGGAAACGGTAGAGGCTCTTCCTGAGATAATTGAGTATATCCAGAGCCTTCCAAACACGGTGATTGTACCGGTCACAGAGGACACAGTGCCGGTTCAACATAGTAAGAATCAATAG